One genomic segment of Plasmodium vivax chromosome 9, whole genome shotgun sequence includes these proteins:
- a CDS encoding hypothetical protein, conserved (encoded by transcript PVX_091295A), with translation MHERIKKADYDLVEREKCLSFLSKFKENSAEFVQLDMFDRLETIFSSREFIKKKKESLKAKINIIKAKIKDTEEKYNLALMDKEKEYKNLVETSEGVLKKEKEIAEQLKEKINEHNKNALLLYKIISCVDNFLSRFSSFLPELRHYNVKKDEEKKYSRESDH, from the exons ATGCACGAGCGGATAAAGAAGGCAGACTACGACCTGGTGGAGA GGGAAAAGTGCCTCAGCTTTCTGAgcaaatttaaagaaaactCAGCCGAGTTCGTCCAGCTGGACATGTTCGACAGGCTGGAAACGATATTCAGCTCGCGcgagtttataaaaaaaaaaaaggaaagtctTAAGGCAAAGATAAATATCATAAAGGCTAAGATAAAAGACACGGAGGAGAAGTATAACTTAGCCCTAATG gataaagaaaaggagtACAAAAATCTCGTTGAGACCTCAGAAGGAgtcttaaaaaaggaaaaggagataGCGGAACAACtcaaggaaaaaataaatgaacacaACAAAAATGCACTGCTCCTCTATAAGATAATTTCATGTGTCGATAATTTTTTGAGtcgtttttcttcattccTACCGGAGCTGCGTCATTACAACGTTAAGAAGgacgaggaaaaaaagtactCAAGAGAGAGCGATCATTAG